The proteins below come from a single Hyperolius riggenbachi isolate aHypRig1 chromosome 8, aHypRig1.pri, whole genome shotgun sequence genomic window:
- the LOC137528613 gene encoding uncharacterized protein → MEQLGQDRKRHCGLTPARQDTVDHLAQEARQARFQGSVGQVAQELQPTVVTEGDRYRSVKTEFPLYNVDVPCNDPDTRQHTGREPSGSAGSTRPHASRSITSDMPESGEEVADKRETGSVSLANPNPSAISEPARALPISDTAKGSLYACFVEPLGFHLSMEMKEKVWRREYIDIFSLLPSARFQEQQRDFSNWLQAFAIMASVIGEKTPDQCCALFCYLNTVLEAHQAFQGSAWLYYDEHFRQCMSIRPSLRWDQKDICLWLRLLVAPTAAELEHGSPFHAEARYAPPAWQKRGVCWSFNEGACKWGATCKFKHQCSRCGSRKHPETRCFRGATQ, encoded by the coding sequence ATGGAGCAGCTCGGCCAGGACCGGAAACGCCACTGTGGACTTACACCTGCCCGCCAGGACACCGTGGACCACCTAGCTCAGGAGGCCAGGCAGGCAAGGTTTCAAGGCTCCGTGGGGCAGGTTGCCCAGGAGTTACAGCCGACGGTTGTGACAGAAGGCGACCGATACAGGTCGGTTAAGACAGAGTTTCCATTGTACAATGTGGATGTTCCTTGTAACGATCCTGACACACGCCAACACACAGGGAGAGAGCCTAGTGGGTCAGCCGGGTCTACACGGCCTCACGCCAGCCGTAGTATAACCTCGGACATGCCGGAGTCTGGAGAGGAAGTGGCAGATAAGAGAGAAACCGGTTCAGTCTCGCTAGCCAACCCCAATCCCAGCGCGATATCAGAACCGGCGCGTGCATTGCCAATCTCTGACACAGCGAAGGGTAGCTTATACGCATGCTTTGTGGAGCCCCTGGGCTTCCACCTGTCAATGGAAATGAAGGAGAAGGTGTGGAGGAGGGAATACATTGACATTTTCTCGCTACTCCCATCAGCACGCTTTCAGGAGCAACAAAGGGATTTTTCCAATTGGTTGCAAGCATTCGCCATAATGGCGAGTGTAATCGGTGAGAAGACGCCAGATCAGTGCTGCGCCCTGTTCTGCTACCTGAATACGGTGCTGGAGGCACACCAAGCCTTCCAGGGATCGGCATGGCTGTACTACGATGAACATTTCCGCCAGTGCATGTCCATACGGCCCTCCCTACGGTGGGATCAGAAGGATATCTGCTTGTGGCTGCGTTTATTGGTGGCGCCTACGGCCGCGGAACTTGAGCACGGCAGCCCCTTCCACGCCGAGGCAAGATATGCACCGCCGGCCTGGCAAAAGCGCGGCGTATGCTGGTCGTTCAACGAGGGCGCGTGCAAGTGGGGAGCGACGTGTAAATTCAAACACCAATGCTCCCGCTGCGGCAGCAGGAAGCACCCAGAAACCAGATGCTTCCGTGGGGCCACCCAGTAA